The sequence below is a genomic window from Phaeodactylum tricornutum CCAP 1055/1 chromosome 27, whole genome shotgun sequence.
ACGCAATGGACTGTGCCATAACACCCGACGGCATGAAGACGGCGTCTGCTTTACCAAATTCGTTCGCAAGCTTCTCTTCGATTCCTTTGAGAAAAGACTCGTCTCCTCTTTTATTGAAATCACCGTTTGTATCCCATTGATCGACACCTACACGCTTGCAGTCCTCCGCAAGGCTGGCCATCACGCCGATGAAGACTGAAAAATATGTTGCTCTTGAAGGGAAAGTAGCGTCCTTTCTGGTTTTGAAGCGAGGGCGAGGCCCACGGTAGTCTGCATCGACCCCAAGACAATAATCCAAGTAGTCTGTCTTGAGCAAATTGACATGAAAAGCGAAATTTACTGTAATATTCCATGGGATTAACCGTAACGTAAATGAAAGCTAATGTTCTTCGTTCTTGGCAAACATGTTGATGTTGATTAGACTGTGAAACTGTTCGTTTGATCGGGACAAATCGAATGAGTCGAATCTTCAAGCAAACTCAACCAAAGACCGTTTAGGAGGCACCTGTGGATTGCGGTCTATTTAGCCGTACGGACACTATAAAAACTATACTAGCGTGCAAGCATTCAACATTGGATTCAAAAGTCTCTAAAGTCTCCTTCATCTGGCATCGGGTAGTTTTGGTGGTCTTTTGAACAGTGCTAACACTAAGGAAATTACTAGTGTGCCAGACATTCCAAGGCGGATCCAATGGTCTCTTTATAGTTCTATAACACGAATAAATTACTTCGTTATATTGGAATTACAAAACTTGTAAATGCTCATATCATCCCAAATGGCCACTATATGTTAACAACACTTCTTTGATTGTGGGATGGCTCCTGCCATTTTctggtgactgtgagtagaaTATTCACGAAAGTCGGTGGTCGGTAATTGCGCGGATCCATTGTTACTTTTCACTCTCTACGGTAGAAGTATTTCGTGGctgctttcttccaaaaatgAGACGATTGCGACGTTTTCCTCCACGTACATCTGCGGAACCACCTTTCAATCTCCTTGCCGTTTCTTTCAAGTCTCCTTGTCCATTGGAGGGCTGGGCTTCGACAAACATTCTGTAATCGACAAAATCCGACACAATGGAATCTGTATCAGCTCTGCCAGACGACAGCTCATCAGGTAGGAATTTTTCGTAGCCGACCGCCATGTGGTGCTTGAGTTCCGCCTCAGGAATCATGTACACCTTTTTACGAAACTGGGGCGAAAGCATCGGTTTCATCATTTTCCAAATGGAACCAAACCATGATGGAGGATTGACAATGAAGAACCCCGTCACTCGTGCTGGAATTCTTCCTTGGAGCGTCAACATAAACTGGAGACAATAGTCGGTGGTAAAACATTTCATAGTCCAGTCATCCATGTTGGCAATAAAGGATATTCCGTTGGAACATGGACCTTCGCGCTCCATCATGGTGCTCATGACATACACCAAATTATCAATCACGGTTTTCgtttgagtgtttgtaggAACGAATCGGGCGGGTCTCATGTAGAAGACTTCATGAAGATTAGTCGTACGGAGACCTGGTAGTGGAAACAGAGTTTTTGTGCGTAGTTGAAATTCGAGGGCAGATGCTGTCAGCCCTGAGTAACGGCGATCAAAATGCTTCATACTTTTCCAGGCGGATATTTCGTCGAATGGTTTTCCCGGGCTGCATCGAGAAAATCTAAGATACATTTCATCGTCGTAGGGGTCATTAGGGAACCAGGTCTCCCATGTGGCTTTTAAGTGAACAAAGCATGCCAATCCTTCCTGAGAAAGGCCTTGGATCTGCGCTCTGATAGATCGCTCCTGACGTAATGGTGCGAATCTCATTTGGCCTGTTGTAAGTAACTTGCGCAGCTCTAAGATGTCCACCTGTCCACTTGCACTTTTTGTATTGTTGCGCATTTCCTCTTCTTTGCGGGTCTTCATTCTAACTGACAAATGTGGAATGAATCAAACAAGTGAAGAAGTAATGACACGCGCTTTTCAGCTATTATAGATTGGCTTCTCTGTCGGCGTCGCGCTACGGCACCGCGAAGCTAACAGGAAATACAGGACAGCTAAACAATCTTTTGAACGCTTGCAAGTTGGGCAAAAACAAGGCTTTTCGAAACATATTAATCTATGTCCCTGGCCAGTGTGACAAATATTCATAGACAAAAATTACAATTTTCTCTTCCAGTTTGCTATCGACTGCCGTAGGCTCGCTTTTtcactgggatccaaaatGGCAACTGGTCTATAAATAACTAGTATGTTGACTTGAACGACGGACCCGCAAAAAAGTGAACAGAAATATCCCTTTCAATTTGCAACATTCTGTCCGATCGGATTCTTTCTTGGGGCGACAAATACAAAAAATTTCATAAACGTTAGACATTCCACGATTTCCCATAGAGACAGACTCTCTGTTTTCGCCATTTTATATAAAAGGCGGCATTAGGGTCAATGACCCTCGGTCGAGTATATGAAAAAATTAAATAATGAGTCATGCGGTAAATAAATCAATGTATTATTGCCCCCATGGATGACTGGCCATAAGAATTCCAGAACAAGATTTCACGTTCAGCATTTTATAAAGACGCACTCTATACTTCAAAATATCGGCTGTTTCTTGGGATTGCATTTGGTGGACTCTGCTGGATAGGGGCACCTTTCGTAAATGGCAGCTTTGACAGTAAAGTGCATACGCCGATACAAGTTTCTTTGACAGGTTTCACATTCTACTTACATTACATGTTACATTGATAGGGAGCAGTACCCTATAAAAGGAAGCGGCCGCAGCAATTGGTCCGGATTTCTTTTTTGTCCACTACTCTAGCACCGCTAGTGAGTTGGACGCTAACTGGATATGCAGGTCGTGTGTTGCGGCATTCCCGTTGTTTGACACAATGACGAGTATTGACAGCAAGTGATACTCCTCAGGCGAGTGTTTTAAAATGAAGCGAAGTTCAGATTCATTTGGTCAAGGAGAGAAAATGTTCATACATGACACTTTTGTCAGCACAAGAGGTAACTATACCAAAGGCCACAGATATTGTGTATTCGGTAACGCAACTAAACAATCATTGCAAGTACGACGCAATATGCCGATTCATTTCCgaaagtgacagtgagcgacAATGCTAGTGTGCTAGTAACAGCAAGTCACTCAAGGAACTGACGGTTAGCTTGTCGCAGTGTGAGTCACCCATTGTGAAGGTTCTCTGAAGAACTAAAAATACCTTTCAAGTAAGCATATGTACATGATTGCATCGCGAAGAGTGTTGAATATACACATTTATCTCTATTGAAAGAGAAACTGCTCCTGCAAGAGCCCCAGGTCATTGCGTCCTGGTCGAATGACGTAGGCAGCTTCTGCCGACATGGCGCCTTGGAGAGCTATGGCACAGACGTCCGTCAAAACATTCAGCGGCAAAGATCCTTGGCGTGACTGGTGCAAGGCAGTAATAAGCGGGTTGCTTCCGTCGGAACGGTCGATGGCAACGTGGACTTGAGCTACCGCgcaggcttcttcgtccggTGTTGCGTCAAGAATCAAAACCGGCGCAACACTAACGGCTGATACCGGCGTTCGCCTCAAAACTTCCGAGTTTGCCAAAACGGTAACGGAAACAATAATGGGTGCTTGATTGACACCTGGGGGCGGCGAAGCTACGGCCAAATCACCGTCGACCATCAATTCAACACCGCCATGTGGAAATAACGGATTCTTGTTGCGGAACGAAGCCTTCGCAAGACCATTGTGGCTTTCGTTGGCAGTCGCGGTGGATGACGTAATAGCAGGTAGGCGCGTGCATTGGAGCGCCGCGCGTATGACATGCGAAGCCGCATCACACAGACTACCGTGTGACGACCCCGCCGTCAGCACAAACAAATCCACGTGCAAACGCCAAACGTAGTGGTACGGAACGATGCATAATGCTTCGAGGTCTACCAAGTCGCGCATCAACAGTTTGGATAAGGTCGCTTCAAGTTCGTCTTGAGTTTTCCGTCGTTGTGAGTTCGGTCCACTCGAGGTTAAACTTTCCACGTGTAGTTCCATCGCTCCTTGAGCAGGGTGCAGAGCCGACGGGTGGACAACTTCAGCTTTGACGGAACACAACATGTGCAGAGAAACATCTTCGTGTGCATGCCGTGCTGCCTCAAAGAGCCGTGCGGAACCATTTGAAAGGATCAAGGGAGGGTTAGACGTACTGCTGTTGTCCTCGTGTGACATGCTTCCTTCGGTAACGATCCGGTAACCCCGATACTCATCACGACCCCGACCGTCCACCCGACAATTTTGATGGCATCCCTCTCGTATAAAGTCCATCTCGGAGCGGCTCAGTAGAGGAGTACTGTCGTCCATTGCTGTGTTCACCAGTTCTTCGCTAAGAAGGGTGGAGCAAAGATGCGAGGGTCAAGACGAGTGCAgatactaacagtaagactGACATGTGTACCACGCCATAGGATTTGGTAGTCCTGTTGGTTGTTGTGCGACCGACCTTGTGTGTTTTTCTCTGGTTCGTGGGTTTTCGATTTTGTACACGTGACCTTGGTTGTGATGTCGATGCGTGGGGACGGAAGAAGTACAGACTATACAAATACCGTCCTCGGATTAGACAGAAGGAGTCCTGCTCTTCAGTCCTCCTCTAAATAAACTGGAGTCGTATATCGTACTCGCTCAACGCATAGAAATCCCGCTCTGCGAACGAACCTGCGAGCGATCGCGGCGAACCCATTCGGTTCCTGTTGCGAACGATCCGGAACGAATCGTGTAGAGACTGCGTCTCCTCGTCCTGCCCTTATCTTGCTGCACTCTTTCGTAGATTGTTGGACGATAGAAAAGACTGTTGTTTCCGTTGTTTCTGTCCGTGATATCCTTGTTCAAGCACCGCTGCACGGCGAAGAATTCGTTAGAGCAGAAAAGGCTACTTGTTTTTTCCTGCACGAAGAGGGAACAGAAAGAGATTGACGGATCGTGCCTTACGAGCGAACGATGGTAGATAGCAGCAATCCCGCGGCGCAGCAAGGTTGGGTGAAAAGTGCAGACCCAAAGAGCGGTCGTGTCTTTTATGCCAACCACATTACTCGTAAAACGCAGTGGGATCCTCCGGATGGATGGAAGGAGGAGGAGATACAATCCTCCCCTCCGGTTTCTTCGCGaatgtcgtcatcgttggacgaagaagagccGCTACCTTCCAATTGGGAAAAGCTGCACGATCCGACAACTGGTAAAGCGTTCTACGTTGATCATGAACGGAAAATCACGACATGGACACGGCCCAAAGTAGAGAGCACTCCGAACCGCCAGCCACAAATGTCCCTTAAACCTGCCGTGGCTTCGCCGCCGTCTTCCGGTAACGCCTCTGCCGCACTAGCTAGGATTCTTCAGCAGCAAGAGTATGAGCAAGCAAATTCCTACCAGAACTATGGCAGCAGCCGCAGTGACAGCAATGCAGCATCTCCTTCCCCATACCATCAGAA
It includes:
- a CDS encoding predicted protein, with protein sequence MKTRKEEEMRNNTKSASGQVDILELRKLLTTGQMRFAPLRQERSIRAQIQGLSQEGLACFVHLKATWETWFPNDPYDDEMYLRFSRCSPGKPFDEISAWKSMKHFDRRYSGLTASALEFQLRTKTLFPLPGLRTTNLHEVFYMRPARFVPTNTQTKTVIDNLVYVMSTMMEREGPCSNGISFIANMDDWTMKCFTTDYCLQFMLTLQGRIPARVTGFFIVNPPSWFGSIWKMMKPMLSPQFRKKVYMIPEAELKHHMAVGYEKFLPDELSSGRADTDSIVSDFVDYRMFVEAQPSNGQGDLKETARRLKGGSADVRGGKRRNRLIFGRKQPRNTSTVESEK
- the RRP gene encoding ribosomal RNA processing protein (3'-5'-exoribonuclease activity functions in RNA processing), with amino-acid sequence MDDSTPLLSRSEMDFIREGCHQNCRVDGRGRDEYRGYRIVTEGSMSHEDNSSTSNPPLILSNGSARLFEAARHAHEDVSLHMLCSVKAEVVHPSALHPAQGAMELHVESLTSSGPNSQRRKTQDELEATLSKLLMRDLVDLEALCIVPYHYVWRLHVDLFVLTAGSSHGSLCDAASHVIRAALQCTRLPAITSSTATANESHNGLAKASFRNKNPLFPHGGVELMVDGDLAVASPPPGVNQAPIIVSVTVLANSEVLRRTPVSAVSVAPVLILDATPDEEACAVAQVHVAIDRSDGSNPLITALHQSRQGSLPLNVLTDVCAIALQGAMSAEAAYVIRPGRNDLGLLQEQFLFQ